The Amycolatopsis sp. DG1A-15b genome window below encodes:
- the ligD gene encoding non-homologous end-joining DNA ligase: MAADPARKLRRYQEMRDFDRTAEPAGGAAGPDGDGHRFVVQRHRARRLHYDFRLELGGVLVSWAVPKGPTLDPKARRLAVHVEDHPIEYAGFEGVIPRGEYGGGDVIVWDRGVWRPVEPDPAQAIEAGTLHFDLEGEKLAGRFVLVRTSRGEKDQWFLLHKQDEHAQAGWDAEDHPRSVKSGRTNDEVAAAPDALWHGDRPAAEAEEPVGGWQAPTEDELGALDALGAKGRWSVAGRELTLTNLDKVLFPAAGGGKPVTKRDLIRYYVTVGPAMLPYLAGRPLNTHRFPQGVTEPGFWQKEVPRHAPGWLTTWRNERAEPGESQRYVVADSVATLAWLANYGALELHAWTSRAADVDHPTWALFDIDPGPETTFEEVLELARLHRTALEHLGLTGRPKVTGQRGIQVWVPIAPHCTFEQTRTWAETVSRTIGRVLPDLVSWAWTKDKRRGRARLDYTQNVLNKTLVAPYSVRPRPGAPVSVPLEWDELDDPRLAPDRWTIRDVPDRLARRGDPFSVLLGLEQKLPGL; encoded by the coding sequence CGCTACCAGGAGATGCGCGACTTCGACCGGACCGCGGAGCCGGCCGGCGGGGCCGCCGGCCCGGACGGGGACGGCCACCGGTTCGTGGTGCAGCGGCACCGCGCACGCCGGCTGCACTACGACTTCCGCCTCGAACTCGGCGGCGTGCTGGTCAGCTGGGCGGTCCCGAAGGGCCCGACGCTGGACCCGAAGGCCCGCCGGCTGGCCGTGCACGTCGAGGATCACCCGATCGAGTACGCCGGGTTCGAGGGCGTCATCCCGCGCGGCGAGTACGGCGGCGGGGACGTCATCGTCTGGGACCGTGGCGTCTGGCGGCCGGTCGAACCCGACCCGGCCCAGGCGATCGAGGCCGGGACGCTGCACTTCGACCTCGAAGGCGAGAAGCTGGCCGGGCGGTTCGTCCTCGTCCGCACCAGCCGGGGCGAGAAGGACCAGTGGTTCCTCCTGCACAAGCAGGACGAGCACGCGCAGGCCGGCTGGGACGCCGAAGACCACCCGCGCTCGGTGAAGAGCGGCCGCACCAACGACGAGGTCGCGGCCGCTCCCGACGCCCTGTGGCACGGCGACCGCCCGGCCGCCGAGGCGGAGGAGCCGGTCGGCGGCTGGCAGGCCCCGACCGAGGACGAGCTGGGCGCCCTCGACGCGCTGGGTGCCAAGGGCCGGTGGTCGGTGGCGGGCCGCGAGCTGACCCTGACCAACCTGGACAAGGTGCTCTTCCCGGCGGCCGGTGGCGGGAAGCCGGTGACCAAGCGGGATCTCATCCGGTACTACGTCACCGTCGGGCCGGCGATGCTGCCGTACCTGGCCGGCCGTCCGCTCAACACCCACCGGTTCCCGCAGGGCGTCACCGAGCCGGGCTTCTGGCAGAAGGAGGTCCCGCGGCACGCGCCCGGCTGGCTGACCACTTGGCGCAACGAGCGCGCCGAGCCGGGGGAGAGCCAGCGGTACGTCGTCGCGGACAGCGTCGCGACGCTGGCCTGGCTGGCGAACTACGGCGCACTGGAGCTGCACGCCTGGACCTCCCGCGCCGCCGACGTCGACCACCCGACGTGGGCGCTGTTCGACATCGACCCCGGCCCGGAGACGACGTTCGAGGAGGTCCTGGAGCTGGCGCGGCTGCACCGGACCGCGCTCGAGCACCTGGGTCTCACCGGGCGGCCCAAGGTGACCGGGCAGCGCGGCATCCAGGTGTGGGTGCCGATCGCCCCGCACTGCACCTTCGAGCAGACCCGCACCTGGGCGGAAACGGTGTCCCGGACGATCGGGCGCGTGCTGCCCGACCTGGTCAGCTGGGCCTGGACGAAGGACAAGCGCCGCGGCCGCGCCCGGCTCGACTACACGCAGAACGTGCTGAACAAGACGCTCGTCGCGCCCTACAGCGTCCGTCCGCGGCCCGGCGCGCCGGTTTCGGTACCGCTGGAGTGGGACGAGCTGGACGACCCGCGGCTCGCGCCCGACCGGTGGACGATCCGGGACGTCCCGGACCGCCTGGCCCGCCGCGGCGACCCGTTCTCGGTGCTGCTGGGTCTCGAACAGAAGCTGCCGGGACTGTAG
- a CDS encoding PfkB family carbohydrate kinase, translated as MMFSEVVVAGQIARDLVIEVPDAPGADASAPVKHRQELLGGKGANQAVALSQLGMSVSLVGVVGRDRTGDALLAQARADRIGTSHVIRRAGTETALLVDVVEDHGRRRYLEHVPEGTLLTENDVFAASAPISAAASLIVQLQQPAPVALLAARLAHTAGTRVVLDGAPQDDALTSDLLALADVVRADGHEAELLTGQPVDDVAAAARAAADLRQRGPSLVVLEVSGQGNLFAGPEGTWFVPDVETDVVDPTGAGDALVATLTAALTRRRPLETAASLAVAAAAATTGHAGGRPHLSRAELDRLQPRELETVQA; from the coding sequence ATGATGTTCAGCGAAGTCGTCGTCGCCGGGCAGATCGCCCGCGACCTGGTGATCGAGGTCCCGGACGCGCCCGGCGCGGACGCTTCGGCACCCGTGAAGCACCGGCAGGAGCTGCTCGGCGGGAAGGGCGCGAACCAGGCCGTGGCGCTGAGCCAGCTCGGGATGTCGGTGTCGCTGGTCGGCGTCGTCGGCCGCGACCGCACCGGGGACGCGCTGCTCGCCCAGGCCCGGGCCGACCGGATCGGCACCTCGCACGTGATCCGCCGGGCGGGCACCGAGACGGCCCTGCTCGTCGACGTCGTCGAGGACCACGGCCGGCGCCGCTACCTCGAGCACGTCCCGGAGGGGACGCTGCTCACCGAGAACGACGTCTTCGCCGCGTCCGCCCCCATCTCGGCCGCCGCCTCCCTCATCGTGCAGCTGCAGCAGCCCGCGCCGGTGGCCCTGCTGGCGGCCCGGCTGGCGCACACGGCGGGCACCCGGGTCGTGCTCGACGGCGCACCGCAGGACGACGCGCTGACGTCCGATCTGCTCGCCCTCGCCGACGTCGTGCGCGCCGACGGTCACGAAGCCGAGCTCCTCACCGGGCAGCCGGTGGACGACGTCGCCGCGGCCGCGCGCGCCGCCGCGGACCTCCGGCAGCGGGGGCCGTCCCTGGTCGTGCTGGAGGTGTCCGGGCAGGGCAACCTGTTCGCCGGGCCGGAGGGCACCTGGTTCGTGCCGGACGTCGAGACCGACGTAGTCGACCCCACCGGCGCCGGTGACGCGCTGGTCGCCACCCTGACCGCGGCGCTGACCCGCCGCCGCCCGCTGGAGACCGCGGCGAGCCTGGCCGTCGCGGCCGCCGCGGCGACGACCGGGCACGCGGGCGGGCGCCCGCACCTGTCCCGCGCGGAACTCGACCGGCTGCAGCCGCGGGAGCTCGAAACCGTCCAGGCCTGA
- a CDS encoding RecQ family ATP-dependent DNA helicase — protein MNDGKVAELRRLAADRFGWAELSAEQAEAMSAASDGRDVLVVLPTGAGKSATYQVPALVLPGPTVVVSPLLALQRDQIEGLDAAAVPDAVALDSRQSAGERDRVWEAIRGGTAEYVFLSPEQLAKDEVVAGLAEAAVSLFAVDEAHCVSAWGHDFRPDYLRLAPVIERLGRPPVIALTATAAAPVRDDIVAALGLRDPVRVIASFDRPNLHLAVARFTDDAAKRAAVVDRVAAMPGSGLLYTASRRETEDYAEALCGRGVRAFAYHAGMKTADRDAVHERFAAGETDVVVATSAFGMGIDRPDVRFVVHASVPDSVDTYYQQIGRAGRDGEPAEVLLCYRPEDLARQRFLTRSAPPEGELRAVVEALRAGPLGRRQLAEAVPGRSARRTRALGLLERCGDVVTGPDGRCALTDGRADTGAVIGRALEAAERAAELVRSRVEMMRAYAETTGCRRRYLLGYFGEELTTPCGHCDICEAGAAAEARPPAGEFRAEDVVRHAEWGRGVVMTVEEDKLTVLFDDVGYRTLSLPVVREQELLDRC, from the coding sequence ATGAACGACGGGAAGGTGGCCGAGCTGCGCCGGCTGGCCGCGGACCGCTTCGGCTGGGCCGAGCTGTCCGCCGAGCAGGCCGAGGCGATGAGCGCGGCGAGCGACGGGCGGGACGTGCTGGTGGTGCTGCCCACCGGAGCCGGCAAATCGGCGACCTACCAGGTGCCGGCGCTGGTGCTGCCCGGGCCGACGGTGGTCGTGTCCCCGCTGCTGGCGCTGCAGCGGGACCAGATCGAGGGCTTGGACGCCGCGGCCGTGCCGGACGCCGTGGCCCTCGACTCGCGGCAGTCGGCGGGCGAGCGGGACCGCGTGTGGGAGGCGATCCGGGGTGGCACGGCGGAGTACGTCTTCCTGTCGCCGGAGCAGCTGGCGAAGGACGAGGTCGTCGCCGGGCTGGCCGAGGCGGCGGTGTCGCTGTTCGCCGTCGACGAGGCCCACTGCGTTTCGGCGTGGGGCCACGACTTCCGGCCCGACTACCTGCGCCTGGCCCCGGTGATCGAGCGGCTCGGGCGGCCGCCGGTGATCGCCCTCACCGCCACCGCGGCCGCGCCGGTCCGGGACGACATCGTCGCGGCACTGGGCCTGCGGGACCCGGTGCGGGTGATCGCGAGCTTCGACCGGCCGAACCTGCACCTCGCGGTCGCGCGGTTCACCGACGACGCCGCGAAGCGCGCGGCGGTGGTGGACCGCGTCGCGGCCATGCCCGGCAGCGGCTTGCTCTACACCGCGAGCCGCCGGGAGACCGAGGACTACGCCGAGGCCCTCTGCGGCCGCGGCGTCCGTGCCTTCGCCTACCACGCCGGGATGAAGACCGCCGACCGCGACGCGGTGCACGAGCGGTTCGCCGCGGGGGAGACCGACGTCGTCGTGGCGACCTCGGCGTTCGGCATGGGCATCGACCGACCCGACGTGCGGTTCGTGGTGCACGCGTCCGTCCCGGACTCGGTCGACACGTACTACCAGCAGATCGGCCGGGCCGGCCGGGACGGCGAACCGGCGGAGGTGCTGCTCTGCTACCGGCCGGAAGACCTGGCGCGGCAACGGTTCCTCACCCGGTCCGCGCCGCCGGAGGGGGAGCTCCGGGCGGTCGTCGAAGCGCTGCGGGCGGGACCGCTGGGCCGCCGGCAGCTCGCCGAGGCCGTCCCCGGCCGGTCCGCGCGGCGGACCCGCGCCCTCGGCCTGCTCGAACGCTGCGGCGACGTGGTCACCGGTCCGGACGGCCGGTGCGCGCTCACCGACGGCCGTGCCGACACCGGTGCCGTCATCGGGCGGGCGCTCGAAGCGGCGGAGCGGGCGGCCGAGCTCGTCCGCTCGCGGGTGGAGATGATGCGCGCCTACGCGGAGACCACCGGCTGCCGCCGCCGGTACCTGCTCGGGTACTTCGGCGAGGAGCTCACGACACCGTGCGGCCACTGTGACATTTGTGAAGCCGGTGCCGCGGCCGAGGCCCGGCCACCAGCAGGCGAGTTCCGCGCCGAGGACGTGGTCCGGCACGCCGAGTGGGGCCGCGGCGTCGTGATGACCGTCGAGGAGGACAAGCTCACCGTCCTCTTCGACGACGTCGGCTACCGGACGCTGTCACTGCCGGTGGTGCGGGAACAGGAGCTGCTGGACCGCTGCTGA
- a CDS encoding ANTAR domain-containing protein, producing MTETLMNAADRWRPLAELLQALLERIAGELPGWLGAGLTVSRGERPLRVLATAGAGEQVLPAQLAHGGPVPVARATGEAVTTDRLFGDERWPALTRETVFDGGPAVAAIRGSVALPGFWDEDGAFVLSVTLDRRPDAETLAVLRRYAKLTEMTLVVAETATAGDPDQMLDLLASRAAIEQAKGAIMAVRRCPPEEAWQTLRRASQEFNVKVRELAVALVEHLGGRLPAPSEGIREIRPGAPTREAAERLWSAFTSVSP from the coding sequence GTGACCGAGACACTCATGAACGCGGCGGATCGCTGGAGACCGCTCGCCGAACTGCTGCAGGCGCTGCTCGAGCGCATCGCCGGGGAGCTGCCCGGCTGGCTCGGCGCCGGCTTGACCGTCAGCCGCGGCGAGCGGCCGCTGCGGGTGCTGGCCACCGCGGGGGCCGGCGAGCAGGTGCTGCCCGCCCAGCTGGCGCACGGCGGCCCGGTCCCCGTCGCGCGCGCCACCGGCGAGGCGGTCACCACGGACCGCCTCTTCGGCGACGAGCGCTGGCCGGCGCTGACCCGCGAGACCGTCTTCGACGGCGGCCCGGCGGTCGCGGCGATCCGCGGCTCCGTCGCGCTGCCCGGGTTCTGGGACGAAGACGGGGCCTTCGTGCTGTCGGTCACGCTCGACCGGCGACCGGACGCGGAGACCTTGGCCGTCCTGCGGCGCTACGCGAAACTCACCGAGATGACGCTGGTGGTCGCCGAGACCGCCACCGCGGGCGACCCCGACCAGATGCTGGACCTGCTGGCGTCCCGCGCCGCCATCGAGCAGGCGAAGGGCGCGATCATGGCGGTCCGGCGGTGCCCGCCGGAGGAGGCCTGGCAGACGCTGCGCCGCGCCAGCCAGGAGTTCAACGTCAAGGTCCGCGAGCTGGCCGTCGCCCTCGTCGAGCACCTCGGGGGCCGGCTGCCCGCCCCGTCCGAGGGCATCCGCGAGATCCGCCCCGGTGCTCCGACCCGCGAGGCCGCGGAACGGCTCTGGTCGGC